The DNA sequence GAATACCCTACCCAAAGATGCTCTTGTGGCACCTAATGTTAAAAGGATTGCTATTTGAGACTTTTTTTCATTAATTATCATAACTAAAGTTGAAACTAAATTAAAAGCTGCCACTAAAATAATTGTAAAAAGTAAAAGGGAAACTAAAAATTTTTCCATTTGAATTGCCTTAAATAATGTTCCATATGAATTTGTCCAATCGTTAGAAGTGTAGGTTTGATCATTTAGTTGATTTATTAATTTCACGTCCTCTTTTATTTGCCTCTTTGCAATAAAAAGATCTGAATATTTAATTCTTAGACCATGCACCTTATCTTCAGTACGTAATAATTTTGAAGCTTTATTTAGATTTATAAATACGAAACTTTGGTCAATTTCAGGAGAGCCTATACTAAAGATTGTAGAAACTTTAAATCTCTTTGTCCTAGGAAAAGTTCCTAATAGGCCCATAGTAGTATCTGGGACTAATAAGTTTACAAAATCTCCTATGTTAACTCTCAGTTGCATAGCAAGAATATCACCTATTGCAATATTATATTCTTGATCATTTAAACTATCCCAATTACCAACTATTATATGATTTGGTATTGTAGAAACAGTCCTTTCTAGATCTGGATGTACTCCGTAAACTATTACGCCCTTCAATTGATCACTAGA is a window from the SAR86 cluster bacterium genome containing:
- a CDS encoding lipoprotein-releasing ABC transporter permease subunit, whose translation is MNLLSLSIAFRYFRSKRRGFLSFTSIMSFVGITLGVTVLILVTSVMNGFEKELKQRVLQAIPHANIQGQPFIDDWKDLIKKTDQQVLILGSSPFIETQGLINSSDQLKGVIVYGVHPDLERTVSTIPNHIIVGNWDSLNDQEYNIAIGDILAMQLRVNIGDFVNLLVPDTTMGLLGTFPRTKRFKVSTIFSIGSPEIDQSFVFINLNKASKLLRTEDKVHGLRIKYSDLFIAKRQIKEDVKLINQLNDQTYTSNDWTNSYGTLFKAIQMEKFLVSLLLFTIILVAAFNLVSTLVMIINEKKSQIAILLTLGATRASLGRVFIFFGAIVGFVGTLSGLLLGLLFTLNLGTIINFLEESLGMHLLDAYFINYFPIDLRPTWIIVICLISFLLAIVSSLYPANLASKLEPAEVLRYE